A genomic segment from Microbacterium sp. SORGH_AS_0428 encodes:
- a CDS encoding DNA-directed RNA polymerase subunit alpha translates to MLIAQRPTLTEEKIGEFRSRFVIEPLEPGFGYTIGNALRRSLLSSIPGAAVTSIRIDGVLHEFSTIPGVKEDVTEIILNIKQLVVSSERDEPITAYLRKTGAGEVTAADISAPAGVEVHNPELVIATLNDTARFELELTIERGRGYVSATQNRNEYAEAGQIPIDSIYSPVLKVSYRVEATRAGERTDFDKLVLDVETKPSIAPRDAVASAGRTLTELFGLARELNVEAEGIEIGPAPVETVLSNELSMPIEDLDLSVRSYNCLKREGINTVSELVALSETQLMNIRNFGQKSVDEVRDKLVSLGLSLKDSVPGFDGAHFYGGYEEDNA, encoded by the coding sequence GTGCTCATCGCACAGCGTCCCACTCTGACCGAGGAGAAGATCGGGGAGTTCCGCAGCCGCTTCGTCATCGAGCCGCTCGAGCCCGGCTTCGGTTACACCATCGGCAACGCGCTGCGTCGCAGCCTCCTCTCGTCCATCCCCGGTGCTGCTGTCACCAGCATCCGCATCGACGGCGTGCTGCACGAGTTCAGCACCATCCCCGGTGTGAAGGAGGATGTCACCGAGATCATCCTGAACATCAAGCAGCTGGTCGTCTCGAGCGAGCGCGACGAGCCCATCACCGCCTACCTGCGCAAGACGGGTGCGGGCGAAGTGACCGCCGCCGACATCTCGGCTCCGGCCGGTGTCGAGGTGCACAACCCCGAGCTGGTCATCGCGACCCTCAACGACACCGCTCGTTTCGAGCTCGAGCTGACGATCGAGCGCGGTCGCGGCTACGTGTCGGCCACGCAGAACCGCAACGAGTACGCCGAGGCTGGTCAGATCCCGATCGACTCGATCTACTCGCCGGTGCTCAAGGTCAGCTACCGCGTCGAGGCCACCCGTGCCGGTGAGCGCACCGACTTCGACAAGCTCGTGCTGGATGTGGAGACCAAGCCCTCGATCGCCCCGCGCGACGCCGTCGCGTCGGCCGGTCGCACCCTGACCGAGCTGTTCGGCCTCGCGCGCGAGCTGAACGTCGAGGCCGAGGGCATCGAGATCGGTCCCGCGCCGGTCGAGACCGTCCTCTCCAACGAGCTGTCGATGCCCATCGAGGACCTCGATCTCTCGGTGCGCTCGTACAACTGCCTGAAGCGCGAGGGCATCAACACGGTGTCCGAGCTGGTCGCCCTCTCGGAGACCCAGCTCATGAACATCCGCAACTTCGGTCAGAAGTCGGTCGACGAGGTGCGCGACAAGCTCGTCTCGCTCGGTCTGTCGCTGAAGGACTCGGTGCCCGGTTTCGACGGCGCCCACTTCTACGGCGGATACGAAGAAGACAACGCCTGA
- the rplQ gene encoding 50S ribosomal protein L17 — translation MPKPTKGPRLGGGPAHERLLLANLAAALFTHKSITTTETKAKRLRPLAERLITFGKRGDLHARRRVLSVIGDKEVVHVLFTEIAPLVAEREGGYTRITKIGNRKGDNAPMAVIELVLEPVTKKKAAPAKKAAKAEKAPVEQAPAEETVVEEAPAEETVVEEAPEASEAAADEAPAESEEKKSE, via the coding sequence ATGCCCAAGCCCACGAAGGGACCCCGCCTCGGAGGCGGCCCCGCACACGAGCGTCTTCTGCTGGCGAACCTTGCCGCGGCACTGTTCACGCACAAGTCGATCACGACGACCGAGACCAAGGCCAAGCGCCTGCGTCCGCTCGCCGAGCGTCTCATCACGTTCGGCAAGCGCGGAGACCTGCACGCGCGCCGTCGCGTGCTCTCGGTCATCGGTGACAAGGAAGTCGTGCACGTCCTGTTCACCGAGATCGCGCCCCTGGTCGCCGAGCGTGAGGGTGGCTACACCCGCATCACGAAGATCGGCAACCGCAAGGGCGACAACGCTCCCATGGCCGTGATCGAGCTCGTGCTCGAGCCCGTCACCAAGAAGAAGGCCGCGCCCGCCAAGAAGGCCGCCAAGGCCGAGAAGGCTCCTGTCGAGCAGGCTCCGGCCGAGGAGACGGTTGTCGAGGAGGCCCCGGCCGAGGAGACTGTCGTCGAGGAGGCCCCCGAGGCGTCCGAGGCAGCCGCTGACGAGGCTCCGGCCGAGTCGGAGGAGAAGAAGTCCGAGTAA